The following proteins come from a genomic window of Nostoc sp. TCL26-01:
- a CDS encoding CIA30 family protein: protein MADQNRSQWDLGRFIQTLTYFEVFPCLNWIQQLIQGRSQDSQLPTDRDKNMGVILVAGATGGVGRRVVKRLLARGEKVRALVRDIEQARTILGHDVDLVVADITKPETLTPVVFSNIQAVICCTAVRVQPVAGDTPDRAKYYQGVKFYQPEIVGDTPENVEYQGVKNLVQAAAAYLTPTNEKLIFDFTHPSTELKNIWGALDDVVMGGVSTSNMQLGENTALFAGNVSTANSGGFASVRTKNFEPPFNLSGYEGVKLRVKGDGKRYKLFLRTDTKWDGLGYSYSFDTIANTWINVPIPFNELVPVFRAKTVKDAPPIDSSRVNSWQLMLSKFEYDGALNPQFSAGSFALELASIKAYGTASKPKFVLVSSAGVTRPGRPGINLDEEPPAVRLNEQLGGILTWKLKGEDSLRASGIPYTIIRPCALTEEVGGKSYIFEQGDNIKGKISREDVAELCVQALQQSKATNVTFEVKEGVDVAQFIDWQQLFSELKPD from the coding sequence ATGGCTGATCAAAATCGTTCTCAATGGGACTTGGGCAGATTTATTCAAACTTTGACATACTTCGAGGTCTTTCCTTGTTTGAATTGGATACAACAATTAATCCAAGGTCGTTCTCAGGATAGTCAATTGCCGACTGATAGAGATAAAAACATGGGTGTAATACTAGTAGCTGGTGCAACAGGTGGCGTGGGGAGAAGAGTAGTCAAACGATTATTAGCAAGAGGAGAAAAAGTCCGCGCCCTTGTCCGAGATATTGAGCAAGCACGTACAATTCTTGGTCATGATGTAGACTTAGTAGTAGCAGATATTACTAAACCCGAAACCTTAACACCTGTAGTTTTCAGCAACATCCAAGCTGTTATTTGTTGTACAGCAGTTCGTGTGCAACCAGTAGCAGGAGACACCCCAGATAGAGCCAAATATTATCAAGGTGTGAAATTTTACCAACCAGAAATTGTTGGTGATACTCCGGAAAATGTGGAATATCAAGGGGTAAAAAATTTAGTTCAAGCCGCAGCCGCATATTTAACCCCAACTAATGAAAAACTCATATTTGACTTTACACATCCATCAACAGAATTAAAAAATATCTGGGGGGCGCTAGATGATGTGGTGATGGGTGGTGTCAGTACTAGCAATATGCAATTAGGAGAAAATACCGCTTTGTTTGCTGGTAACGTCTCCACTGCTAATTCTGGAGGATTTGCTTCTGTCAGAACCAAAAACTTTGAACCACCTTTTAATTTATCTGGTTATGAAGGTGTGAAATTGCGCGTCAAAGGCGATGGCAAACGTTATAAACTTTTTCTCCGCACAGATACAAAATGGGATGGTCTGGGATATAGCTATTCTTTTGACACTATAGCTAATACTTGGATCAATGTTCCCATTCCTTTTAATGAATTAGTTCCTGTCTTTCGTGCCAAAACTGTCAAAGACGCACCACCAATTGATAGTAGTCGAGTTAATTCTTGGCAGTTGATGTTGAGCAAATTTGAATATGATGGGGCGTTAAATCCTCAGTTTTCTGCCGGCAGTTTTGCGTTAGAATTGGCATCAATTAAGGCTTATGGTACAGCAAGTAAACCAAAATTTGTACTTGTTAGTTCCGCCGGAGTGACTCGTCCAGGAAGACCAGGAATTAATTTAGATGAAGAACCCCCAGCCGTGAGGTTGAATGAGCAATTGGGGGGAATTTTAACCTGGAAATTAAAGGGAGAAGATAGTTTAAGAGCAAGTGGTATTCCTTATACGATTATTCGTCCTTGTGCCTTAACTGAAGAAGTAGGTGGTAAGTCATATATTTTTGAGCAAGGAGATAATATTAAAGGCAAAATCAGCCGTGAGGATGTAGCCGAACTCTGTGTACAAGCGTTACAACAATCAAAGGCAACAAATGTCACGTTTGAAGTGAAGGAAGGAGTTGATGTTGCTCAATTCATTGATTGGCAACAGCTATTTTCTGAGTTAAAACCTGATTAA
- a CDS encoding Uma2 family endonuclease, whose amino-acid sequence MLLELRQLRIQPGQQLLLEDVSWQQFENILAELGEHRAAKISYSHGFLEIMVPLPEHEKAKEIIGDMVKILLEARQIAFESLGSTTLKNEGMTQAVEPDACFYIQNQAAVIGKNRLDMSINPPPDLAIEIDLTSRTQLENYQILGVPELWRYGKQGLQINVLQAGKYVESNFSPTFPDIPIIELINQYVQQSQVSGRTQAIQALRNWVRDNI is encoded by the coding sequence ATGCTTTTAGAGTTAAGACAATTGAGGATTCAACCGGGACAGCAACTGTTACTTGAGGACGTTAGCTGGCAGCAATTTGAGAATATTTTGGCAGAATTAGGAGAGCATCGCGCTGCCAAAATTTCCTATAGTCATGGTTTTTTAGAAATTATGGTTCCCTTACCCGAACATGAAAAAGCCAAAGAAATTATTGGCGACATGGTAAAAATTTTATTGGAGGCAAGACAAATTGCATTTGAGTCTTTGGGTTCGACAACTTTGAAAAATGAAGGTATGACTCAAGCCGTCGAACCGGATGCTTGTTTTTACATTCAAAATCAAGCGGCAGTTATCGGTAAAAATCGCCTCGATATGAGTATCAACCCACCCCCAGATTTAGCTATAGAAATTGATTTAACTTCTCGTACGCAATTGGAAAATTACCAAATTTTGGGAGTACCAGAACTTTGGCGATACGGAAAACAAGGGTTACAAATTAATGTTTTGCAAGCTGGAAAGTATGTAGAGTCAAATTTTAGTCCTACTTTTCCAGATATTCCGATAATTGAGCTAATAAATCAATACGTCCAACAGAGTCAAGTTTCTGGTAGAACCCAAGCAATTCAAGCTTTGAGAAATTGGGTACGGGATAATATCTAA
- a CDS encoding HugZ family protein has product MSQIEKAQAEYAGFIQEFESVIISTISEQGIPNGSYAPFVMDEAKNIYIYVSGLSTHTQNIQANPLVSVLFIEDEGKTNQIFARRRLNFDCTASLIERESEIWQQVVEQFQARFGQIIEVLRGLADFRIFCLTPSQGRFVIGFGGAYHISGDRLDQLVQITGDGK; this is encoded by the coding sequence ATGAGTCAAATAGAAAAAGCTCAAGCTGAGTATGCAGGTTTTATCCAAGAGTTTGAGAGTGTAATTATTAGTACAATTAGCGAACAGGGAATCCCTAATGGTAGTTATGCTCCCTTTGTAATGGATGAGGCTAAAAATATATATATTTATGTTAGTGGTCTTTCAACGCATACACAAAATATTCAAGCTAATCCTCTGGTAAGTGTTTTATTTATTGAAGATGAGGGGAAGACAAATCAAATTTTTGCTCGTCGGCGGTTGAATTTTGATTGTACAGCTAGTTTGATTGAGCGTGAGTCAGAAATTTGGCAGCAAGTTGTTGAGCAATTTCAAGCACGTTTTGGTCAAATTATCGAAGTGTTGCGGGGTTTGGCTGACTTTCGGATTTTTTGCCTCACTCCTAGTCAAGGTCGTTTTGTCATCGGCTTTGGAGGAGCATATCACATAAGTGGCGATCGCCTCGATCAACTGGTGCAAATTACCGGAGATGGGAAATAA
- a CDS encoding alpha/beta fold hydrolase: MLQFQPPGFGHKVIYTSLGAMVYYTQTAAPWLHDDSPDLPPLLFLHNFGGGASAYEWSKVYPAFAPSHRILAPDLIGWGESAHPIRDYQIKDYLTAIAEFISQTCTQPIPVIASSLTAAFAIRLAISQPNLFQSLFLVCPSGFDDFGQGAGRRLPLSVINTPVLDDIIYHLGAENEVAVKNFLQSFLFARPQRVSPEMVQAYLASAQQPNAKFAALSFLKGDLYFDLSLYVQQLKTPTVFFWGEKAQFTNLKLGRRLASLNPSAISEFYAIAQTGILPHLELPEVIIGLLQRHL; this comes from the coding sequence ATGCTTCAGTTTCAACCTCCTGGCTTTGGGCATAAAGTCATCTACACATCCCTGGGGGCAATGGTTTATTACACCCAAACGGCTGCACCCTGGTTGCATGACGACTCGCCAGATTTACCCCCATTATTGTTTTTACACAATTTTGGTGGTGGTGCTTCTGCTTATGAATGGTCAAAAGTTTATCCAGCTTTTGCACCTAGCCACCGTATTCTTGCCCCTGATTTAATCGGCTGGGGAGAGTCGGCCCATCCCATTCGGGACTACCAGATTAAAGATTATCTCACAGCGATCGCCGAATTTATCAGCCAAACTTGTACTCAACCTATCCCCGTTATCGCTTCTTCTTTGACGGCTGCTTTCGCTATCCGTCTAGCTATTAGCCAACCAAATTTATTCCAATCACTATTCTTAGTCTGTCCTTCTGGATTTGATGATTTCGGTCAAGGTGCAGGACGTAGACTACCACTATCCGTGATCAATACACCAGTGTTAGACGATATAATTTATCACCTGGGGGCAGAAAATGAAGTTGCGGTAAAGAATTTTCTCCAAAGTTTCCTCTTTGCCCGTCCCCAGCGTGTTTCTCCAGAGATGGTGCAGGCTTATTTAGCCTCCGCACAACAACCCAATGCCAAATTTGCCGCTTTGTCATTCCTTAAAGGTGATCTTTACTTTGACTTGAGTTTGTATGTTCAGCAACTCAAGACACCTACAGTTTTCTTTTGGGGGGAAAAGGCACAATTTACCAATCTTAAATTAGGCAGGCGTTTAGCCAGCTTAAATCCCAGTGCCATCAGCGAATTTTATGCGATCGCTCAGACAGGCATCTTACCTCATTTAGAACTCCCTGAAGTAATCATTGGTCTATTGCAACGCCATCTTTAA
- a CDS encoding nucleotidyltransferase family protein → MITLSPISTPTQLVYLDKEIELLLCCARNHLQPEKELRIKALLQQEINWVYVIKMATHHRIKPLLYNNLKNTCPEQVPPNVFTYLHGECQKLTLNNLFLAHKLINILKFLEANNIRAIPFKGPVLAIAAYGDIVLRKFGDLDILVKKSDIPKVIELLKSQQYQPEHYLTETRQELQQVFCEYSLISEDGRVAIDLHWELTPTYFPYKPDFDDLWERQQPVSFGGNAIPHFSLEDLVLYLCIHGCKDLWEKLSWICDIAELISVHPEIQWTQLWEQAQKHSCERMLLLGLCLAQNLQNINLPAEIQQKIRNHPMIEVLVAEVKQRLFSEIDQPVDVIERSFWSWRLAFHFRIMESLKHKILLCIFILQFAMTPKDKDYVVLPLPSWLSGLYYVIRPIRLIVKFGLTPLKRGFAWCVAILGEQK, encoded by the coding sequence ATGATCACACTATCGCCAATATCTACGCCAACACAGCTTGTATATCTAGATAAAGAAATAGAACTACTCCTATGCTGTGCTAGAAATCATCTTCAACCAGAAAAAGAATTAAGAATTAAAGCTCTATTACAGCAAGAAATAAACTGGGTTTATGTCATCAAAATGGCAACCCATCATAGGATAAAACCACTTCTTTACAATAATTTAAAAAATACTTGTCCAGAACAAGTACCGCCAAATGTCTTTACTTATTTACATGGTGAGTGTCAAAAACTGACGCTGAATAATCTATTTCTCGCTCACAAACTGATCAATATCCTGAAGTTTCTAGAAGCTAACAATATACGTGCCATACCATTCAAAGGGCCAGTTTTAGCAATAGCAGCTTATGGTGATATTGTTCTCAGAAAATTTGGAGATTTAGACATTCTAGTCAAAAAATCTGACATCCCCAAAGTCATAGAACTACTTAAATCACAGCAATATCAACCAGAACATTACTTAACTGAAACAAGACAAGAATTACAACAAGTATTTTGCGAATATAGTCTTATCAGTGAAGATGGTAGGGTAGCAATAGACCTACACTGGGAATTAACCCCAACTTACTTCCCTTACAAACCAGATTTTGATGATTTGTGGGAACGTCAACAACCTGTATCTTTCGGTGGAAACGCCATCCCCCATTTCTCACTAGAAGATTTAGTTTTGTACCTCTGCATACATGGTTGTAAAGATTTGTGGGAAAAGCTATCTTGGATTTGCGACATAGCTGAATTAATCTCAGTTCATCCAGAAATTCAATGGACACAACTGTGGGAACAAGCCCAAAAACACAGTTGTGAGAGAATGCTGTTACTGGGATTATGTCTAGCGCAAAATCTGCAAAACATTAATCTGCCAGCAGAAATTCAGCAAAAGATTCGCAATCATCCGATGATTGAGGTATTGGTTGCCGAGGTTAAACAACGACTTTTTAGTGAAATTGACCAACCTGTAGATGTGATTGAAAGGTCTTTTTGGTCTTGGCGTTTAGCTTTTCATTTCCGAATTATGGAAAGCCTCAAACATAAAATTTTGTTGTGTATATTTATTTTACAATTTGCCATGACACCAAAAGATAAAGATTACGTAGTTTTACCACTACCATCCTGGCTGTCTGGACTTTACTATGTGATTCGCCCAATTCGATTGATAGTTAAATTTGGATTAACACCCTTAAAACGCGGTTTTGCATGGTGTGTTGCTATTCTGGGCGAGCAAAAATAA
- the infC gene encoding translation initiation factor IF-3 codes for MIDHENNNRGLIDTYEALQIAESVELDLVVVSQDKDIPVAKILNYGKLQYQKKKRQGHSARPTVKEVRFRPNVGASDYNLRIQQAIQWLSKGDSVKFAVRLRGRENQYRDSAGELLDRVVNDLSQVGKVQSLDKRALIVQVMPA; via the coding sequence TTGATTGACCATGAGAATAATAATCGTGGTTTGATTGATACTTACGAAGCTCTACAGATAGCTGAAAGTGTAGAACTTGACTTAGTTGTTGTCTCCCAAGACAAAGATATTCCAGTAGCCAAGATTCTCAACTATGGTAAGCTGCAATATCAAAAGAAAAAGCGTCAGGGACATAGTGCTAGACCGACAGTCAAAGAAGTTCGGTTTCGGCCAAATGTGGGGGCATCCGATTATAATTTACGTATCCAGCAAGCAATTCAATGGTTGAGTAAAGGCGATTCCGTAAAATTTGCTGTTCGTCTACGGGGTAGAGAAAATCAGTACCGTGACAGCGCTGGAGAATTACTAGATCGTGTTGTCAATGATCTCAGTCAAGTAGGTAAAGTCCAGTCTCTAGATAAACGCGCGCTAATTGTTCAAGTTATGCCCGCTTAA
- a CDS encoding chlorophyll a/b-binding protein, translating into MSGFKNSPPNVADSPNSVRFGFTPQSENWNGRFAMLGFLSIILIEFFSGQGFLHFWGIL; encoded by the coding sequence ATGTCAGGTTTCAAGAATTCTCCACCCAACGTTGCAGATAGCCCCAACTCTGTACGTTTTGGGTTTACTCCTCAAAGTGAAAATTGGAATGGTCGTTTCGCCATGCTGGGCTTTCTATCTATCATTTTGATTGAATTCTTTTCTGGTCAAGGCTTTCTTCATTTCTGGGGTATCCTCTAG
- a CDS encoding N-acetylmuramoyl-L-alanine amidase — translation MRYGIDIGHNCPPDTGARGIKFEDNLTLDVGNRVISKLKALGHEVISCKPDRADSVKDSLSQRCNKANASKVEVFVSIHFNAFNGQANGTEVFAGSDTSRKIAQPVLEEVIKLGYFNRGVKSGSHLFVLRNTNMPAILVECCFIDSQKDMNLFNPEATANAIVKGLTGKIPTTPVPSVPDEEQNVDTSVLRLQKSLNRLKITDRNGKSLVENSQLNAETKFVIEKFQGIVGLEQTGIVSEATWNALNLILAKRIIRPNHAGGPVVRYLQYRVGVDVDGIYGAQTEAAIKRFQRQNGLLADGIIGPMSWQKLIG, via the coding sequence ATGAGATATGGCATCGATATTGGTCACAATTGCCCACCAGATACAGGCGCTAGAGGCATAAAATTTGAGGACAATCTAACTTTAGATGTAGGCAATAGAGTAATATCTAAACTAAAAGCTTTAGGTCATGAAGTAATATCATGTAAACCAGATCGGGCTGATTCAGTCAAAGATTCACTTTCCCAAAGATGCAATAAAGCCAATGCTAGCAAAGTAGAAGTTTTTGTGTCCATCCATTTCAACGCTTTTAATGGACAAGCTAACGGTACAGAAGTCTTCGCAGGCAGTGATACCAGCCGAAAAATTGCTCAACCTGTATTAGAGGAAGTGATCAAACTAGGATATTTCAATCGTGGGGTTAAAAGTGGTTCTCACTTATTTGTCCTCCGGAATACCAATATGCCGGCAATCCTAGTAGAATGTTGCTTCATCGATTCTCAAAAAGATATGAACTTGTTTAATCCAGAAGCAACTGCCAACGCAATTGTCAAAGGATTAACAGGTAAAATACCAACTACTCCTGTACCTTCTGTACCAGATGAAGAACAAAATGTCGATACAAGTGTTTTGCGATTACAAAAATCATTAAATCGGCTGAAAATTACTGATAGAAATGGCAAGTCTCTAGTAGAAAATAGCCAACTCAACGCCGAAACAAAATTTGTGATTGAAAAATTTCAAGGTATTGTGGGATTGGAACAAACAGGAATTGTCAGTGAAGCAACATGGAATGCTCTGAATTTGATTTTAGCAAAAAGAATCATCAGACCAAATCACGCGGGTGGCCCAGTTGTCAGATACTTGCAATATCGTGTAGGCGTTGATGTTGATGGCATTTATGGCGCACAAACAGAAGCAGCAATTAAGAGATTTCAAAGGCAGAATGGCTTACTAGCTGATGGGATTATTGGGCCAATGAGTTGGCAAAAATTAATTGGCTAG
- a CDS encoding ABC transporter ATP-binding protein, with protein sequence MKTRSNYWQLLPYVRPQWQNITKGLVGIVGYVLATLTLINFAGKLANPFGQGNVGAIASLAAILGLVFLVRGFFQSVQDIYMAKAALRVAFHLRKQVYTHLQRLDLSYFETAKAGDLSYRLTEDIDRIGEVVNKLFHDFIPCVLQLLAIPIYMIYLNWQLTLATVVVAPLMGILIGWFGERLRKYSLRSQNRVSDLSAILTEVFSGIRLIRAFAAENYEVARFSHEAERSFQAKYSAERLKAVQIPIVGFLEALSALSLLMVGAWQIQQSNLTVGEFFSYLAAAGLLIDPIGHVTNNYNEFKQGEASVDRIFELMVMQPTVIEKPNAISLLPVKGQVEYRQVTFAYQPGKPVLKDISLLAMPGEAIAFVGASGAGKTTFVNLLPRFYDPSTGQIFIDGVDIRDVTLESLRRQIGIVPQETIMFSGTIAQNIAFGQDIFDLEAVATAAKIANAHQFITQLPEGYQTWVGERGVNLSGGQRQRIAIARAVLLNPQILILDEATSALDSESEALVQEALERLMQKRTVFIIAHRLSTVRRCDRILVLEKGQIVESGTHEELLALEHRYARFYTQQFS encoded by the coding sequence TTGAAAACTCGTTCTAATTACTGGCAACTGCTGCCCTATGTTAGACCCCAGTGGCAGAATATTACTAAAGGCCTTGTTGGCATTGTGGGATATGTGCTGGCGACTTTGACATTGATTAATTTTGCAGGTAAGTTAGCTAACCCCTTTGGACAAGGTAATGTAGGAGCGATCGCATCTTTAGCTGCCATTTTGGGTTTAGTGTTTCTTGTGCGGGGCTTTTTCCAGTCGGTGCAAGATATTTACATGGCTAAAGCTGCGTTGCGTGTGGCGTTTCATCTCCGCAAGCAGGTATACACTCATTTGCAAAGGTTGGATTTAAGCTATTTTGAAACAGCTAAGGCGGGTGATTTATCTTACCGTCTCACAGAAGATATTGATCGTATTGGTGAAGTTGTCAATAAATTGTTCCACGATTTTATTCCCTGTGTTTTGCAGTTGCTAGCCATCCCCATTTACATGATTTACTTGAATTGGCAACTGACTTTGGCTACGGTGGTTGTTGCACCCTTGATGGGGATTTTGATTGGTTGGTTTGGGGAACGATTACGTAAATATTCCCTGAGAAGTCAAAATCGGGTATCTGATTTATCAGCAATTCTCACGGAAGTTTTTAGCGGGATTCGTTTAATTAGGGCGTTTGCGGCAGAAAATTATGAGGTTGCTAGATTCAGCCATGAAGCTGAACGCAGTTTTCAGGCTAAATACTCAGCAGAACGTCTCAAGGCTGTGCAGATTCCCATTGTCGGATTTTTGGAAGCATTGAGTGCTTTATCTTTACTGATGGTGGGTGCGTGGCAAATTCAACAAAGTAATTTAACTGTAGGGGAATTTTTTAGTTACCTAGCCGCCGCCGGGTTATTGATTGATCCCATCGGTCATGTGACAAATAACTACAATGAATTTAAGCAAGGAGAAGCTTCTGTTGACCGGATTTTTGAGTTGATGGTGATGCAACCAACGGTGATAGAAAAGCCGAATGCGATTAGTTTGCTACCAGTTAAGGGACAAGTGGAATATCGCCAGGTGACATTTGCCTATCAACCAGGGAAACCCGTCTTAAAAGATATTAGTTTATTGGCGATGCCAGGAGAAGCGATCGCTTTTGTGGGTGCTTCTGGCGCAGGTAAGACCACTTTTGTCAATCTTTTACCCCGTTTTTATGATCCCTCCACCGGGCAAATCTTTATTGACGGTGTGGATATCCGAGATGTCACCTTGGAGAGTCTGCGGCGACAAATTGGCATCGTTCCCCAAGAAACTATCATGTTTTCTGGGACAATTGCCCAAAATATCGCTTTTGGACAAGACATATTTGATTTAGAAGCAGTCGCCACTGCTGCTAAAATTGCCAATGCCCATCAATTTATTACCCAACTCCCAGAAGGTTATCAAACATGGGTGGGTGAACGGGGTGTAAATTTATCTGGTGGACAAAGACAGAGAATTGCGATCGCTCGTGCTGTATTATTGAATCCGCAAATCTTGATTTTAGATGAGGCGACATCAGCCTTAGATTCTGAATCGGAAGCTTTGGTACAGGAAGCTTTAGAACGGTTGATGCAGAAACGGACGGTATTTATTATTGCTCACCGTTTGAGTACTGTGAGAAGATGCGATCGCATATTAGTTTTAGAAAAGGGTCAAATCGTTGAATCAGGCACTCATGAGGAACTGTTAGCATTGGAACATCGCTATGCCAGATTTTATACTCAACAGTTTTCTTAA
- a CDS encoding cobalt-precorrin-6A reductase, giving the protein MRVLILGGTGDAAELMARVSNITGIEAIASLAGRTRKPTLPSGKVRVGGFGGVSGLVEYLRQLQVDVLIDATHPFAQQISENAARAAQEASIPRLMLIRRPWERVSGDRWLEVESNIAAASVLENQAKRVFLTVGRQELSAFAYLQNIWFLMRMIDPPDADALVPPGMILCDRGPFALEDEKQILIQHNIDTIVSKNSGGDATYPKIIAARELGIQVVMVNRPAVPPGEQVADVDSAVKWLLEKIVNGQ; this is encoded by the coding sequence ATGCGTGTTTTAATTCTGGGTGGAACTGGAGATGCAGCCGAACTCATGGCTAGAGTATCAAATATCACAGGTATTGAGGCGATCGCATCTTTAGCTGGTCGTACCCGTAAGCCTACTCTCCCATCTGGTAAAGTCAGAGTTGGGGGTTTTGGTGGTGTGTCTGGACTGGTTGAGTATTTACGTCAGTTGCAAGTTGATGTCTTAATTGATGCTACTCATCCTTTTGCTCAACAAATCTCTGAGAATGCAGCAAGGGCGGCTCAAGAAGCCAGTATACCGCGTCTGATGTTGATTCGTCGTCCTTGGGAACGAGTATCAGGCGATCGCTGGCTGGAAGTTGAGAGTAATATCGCTGCTGCCAGTGTTTTAGAAAATCAAGCCAAAAGAGTCTTCTTAACTGTTGGTAGACAAGAACTCTCAGCTTTTGCCTATCTCCAAAATATTTGGTTTCTGATGCGGATGATTGACCCCCCTGATGCGGATGCCTTAGTACCACCTGGGATGATATTGTGCGATCGCGGCCCCTTTGCCCTAGAGGACGAAAAGCAAATCTTAATTCAACACAACATCGATACTATTGTCAGCAAAAATAGCGGTGGTGATGCTACCTACCCTAAAATCATCGCCGCCAGAGAACTAGGTATACAAGTTGTCATGGTAAATCGTCCAGCCGTCCCCCCAGGCGAACAAGTTGCAGATGTTGATAGTGCTGTAAAATGGCTATTGGAAAAAATAGTCAATGGTCAATAG
- a CDS encoding DUF1636 domain-containing protein: protein MPAGVYLSILNICEVQVTINQASGVIDHTLFVCKTCASVWQDGQRVGESGGQKLLQKIQQLAQNWELRDEFPIQEVECMSACNRSCVVAFVGKGKLTYVFGDLAVDDNASAILECASKYYEKSDGLLPWAERPEALKKGILARIPTFRVQK, encoded by the coding sequence ATGCCCGCCGGAGTTTATCTATCAATTCTCAACATCTGCGAGGTACAGGTGACGATTAATCAAGCTTCTGGTGTGATTGATCACACTCTTTTTGTCTGCAAAACTTGTGCTAGTGTCTGGCAAGATGGTCAGCGTGTGGGTGAAAGTGGTGGTCAAAAACTTTTGCAGAAAATCCAACAATTAGCACAAAATTGGGAGTTGCGAGATGAGTTTCCCATTCAAGAAGTTGAATGTATGAGTGCTTGCAACCGTTCTTGTGTTGTGGCTTTTGTAGGCAAGGGCAAGCTGACATATGTGTTTGGCGATTTAGCTGTAGATGACAATGCCTCTGCTATCCTAGAATGTGCTAGCAAATATTATGAAAAATCCGACGGTCTACTGCCTTGGGCAGAACGTCCTGAAGCTTTAAAAAAAGGCATCCTGGCAAGAATTCCGACTTTTCGTGTTCAAAAATAG
- a CDS encoding Uma2 family endonuclease — MTYTPPKVLTFAQFIADYGDNPRYELIDGELRDMEPTGPHEEVSGNIAGRIYSEILRNNFDPECNRRLNLLIPKTCLIKPPAAEATALRPDVIVLDKIKLSQEPLWQKEPIICNGNTIKLVAEVVSTNWQDDYARKVEEYAFLEIPEYWIIDFRGLGGLQFIGNPKQPTFTVCQLVNRVYQQQQYRLGDTINSNLFPNLELKLDDIMP, encoded by the coding sequence ATGACCTACACCCCACCCAAAGTTCTTACTTTCGCTCAATTTATCGCGGATTATGGAGATAATCCCCGTTACGAACTTATTGATGGAGAATTACGTGACATGGAACCAACTGGTCCACATGAAGAAGTTTCAGGAAATATTGCTGGTAGGATTTATAGTGAAATTCTTCGTAATAATTTTGATCCAGAATGTAATCGTAGGCTCAACTTGTTAATTCCCAAAACTTGTTTGATTAAACCACCTGCCGCAGAAGCGACGGCATTACGTCCAGATGTAATTGTTTTAGATAAAATCAAACTCAGCCAAGAGCCACTTTGGCAAAAAGAACCTATTATTTGTAATGGTAATACGATTAAACTAGTTGCCGAGGTTGTCAGTACCAATTGGCAAGACGATTATGCGAGAAAAGTAGAAGAATATGCTTTTCTCGAAATACCTGAATATTGGATTATAGATTTTCGCGGTTTGGGTGGGTTGCAATTTATTGGTAATCCTAAACAACCTACTTTTACAGTCTGTCAATTAGTTAATCGGGTATATCAACAGCAACAATATCGCCTGGGCGACACTATTAATTCTAATTTATTCCCTAATTTAGAGCTTAAACTTGATGATATTATGCCATAG